A genomic segment from Leucoraja erinacea ecotype New England chromosome 39, Leri_hhj_1, whole genome shotgun sequence encodes:
- the LOC129714354 gene encoding ankyrin-3-like — MFRADRRSLLQLQLRVQGGQTLLAPAPGSMFRADRRSLLQLQALCSGRTDTPCSSSMFSCSGRTGIFGQGSPRACVRGVGGEVTKTHDVRRHCCHWRRRRALIGPRPSLRTPCIHFTRCQGRRRPRGAGIGRRAVTQSPSASGKVGRAEPRLRLLFSIPTLSVSVSLSLPPLSSHRHSPALCKGESGGKANNSMYGAKELSSAAVLGNWREVKRLLNEEKVNVNAVNKYGHTALQVMMMGCSFVAEELLKNGADPNIQDKNGFTPAHDVARTGFLDTMMVLVEYGANMDIKDASGCLPIHLAAQEGHLGLVQFLATKSCFWRKNSSGHTALDMARASGRTEVAEWLEEYLQATGTQFLH; from the exons aTGTTCAGGGCGGACAGACGCTCcttgctccagctccagctccgtgtTCAGGGCGGACAGACGCTCCTCGCTCCGGCTCCAGGCTCTATGTTCAGGGCGGACAGACGCTCCTTGCTCCAACTCCAGGCTCTATGTTCAGGGCGGACAGACACTCCTTGCTCCAGCTCCATGTTCAGCTGTTCAGGGCGGACAGGGATCTTTGGACAGGGGAGTCCCCGCGCCTgcgtccggggggtggggggggaagtaaCAAAAACACATGACGTCAGGCGGCATTGTTGCCATTGGCGCCGGCGCCGCGCTCTGATTGGTccacggccgagcctccgaaCGCCGTGTATCCATTTCACGCGTTGCCAGGGGCGACGGCGGCCGCGCGGCGCGGGGATTGGGCGGCGGGCTGTCACTCAGTCGCCCAGCGCTTCCGGGAAGGTTGGCCGAGCAGAGCCGAGGCTGCGGCTGCTCTTCTCTAtccccactctctctgtctctgtctctctctctctcccccccctctcctcacaccgGCACTCTCCGGCTCTGTGCAAGGGAGAGAGCGGGGGCAAAGCAAACAACAGCATGTACGGCGCCAAAGAGCTAAGCAGTGCTGCGGTGCTAGGCAACTGGCGAGAGGTAAAACGTCTTCTAAACGAAGAGAAGGTGAATGTCAATGCGGTTAATAAATACGGACATACCGCACTGCAG GTGATGATGATGGGCTGCAGCTTtgtggctgaggagctgctgAAGAATGGGGCGGACCCCAACATCCAGGATAAGAATGGCTTCACCCCAGCGCACGATGTGGCCCGTACGGGCTTCCTGGACACCATGATGGTCCTGGTTGAGTACGGCGCGAACATGGACATAAAGGACGCCTCGGGCTGTCTGCCGATCCACCTCGCCGCCCAAGAGGGCCATCTTGGCCTCGTTCAGTTCCTGGCTACGAAGTCGTGCTTCTGGCGCAAGAACTCCAGTGGGCACACCGCGCTGGACATGGCGAGGGCTTCCGGTAGAACTGAGGTGGCGGAGTGGTTGGAGGAATACTTGCAAGCAACGGGAACCCAGTTCCTGCACTGA